One part of the Sorangiineae bacterium MSr11954 genome encodes these proteins:
- a CDS encoding tetratricopeptide repeat protein — protein MDDRLKQILLLGREHYANREFDKAELLLRQVLDAEDRFADVHDMLGVIAHSRGNFIQAERHFERALAINPAYTEAALNLAVTYNDRGKYEAAREVYKRIKGNPTGAVQTLDPFARGKLANMHADLAQAYADLGLTREAIGELEKGVTLCPTFADLRTRLGNLLRHEDDLAAARVQYEAAVAARPEYVPARVQLGVTLLALGLPNDAEEAWQRALSIDPENTQAKMYLRMLQQTRSQDSLRMRAAPPSNKE, from the coding sequence ATGGATGATCGGCTCAAGCAGATCCTGCTTCTCGGGCGGGAACATTACGCGAATCGCGAATTCGACAAAGCCGAACTGCTCTTGCGCCAAGTTCTGGACGCCGAAGATCGCTTCGCCGACGTGCACGATATGCTCGGTGTGATCGCGCATTCTCGCGGTAATTTTATTCAAGCAGAGCGGCACTTCGAGCGCGCGCTCGCGATCAATCCCGCGTACACGGAGGCGGCGCTCAACCTCGCGGTCACCTACAACGATCGTGGAAAGTACGAAGCGGCGCGCGAAGTTTACAAACGGATCAAGGGGAACCCCACGGGCGCCGTGCAGACGCTCGATCCCTTCGCGCGCGGCAAGCTCGCCAACATGCACGCCGATCTCGCGCAGGCCTACGCCGATCTGGGGCTCACCCGCGAGGCGATCGGCGAGCTCGAAAAAGGTGTGACCCTCTGCCCCACCTTCGCTGATTTGCGCACACGACTCGGCAACCTGCTTCGCCACGAGGACGATCTCGCCGCCGCGCGCGTGCAATACGAGGCGGCGGTGGCCGCGCGCCCCGAGTACGTGCCTGCGCGGGTGCAGCTCGGCGTCACGCTCCTCGCGCTCGGGTTGCCCAACGACGCGGAGGAGGCTTGGCAAAGGGCGCTCTCCATCGATCCGGAGAACACGCAAGCCAAGATGTACCTGCGGATGCTCCAGCAAACGCGCTCGCAAGATTCGCTGCGAATGCGCGCGGCGCCGCCCTCGAACAAAGAATGA
- a CDS encoding ABC transporter ATP-binding protein/permease, which yields MASAVLPLGIAYVGKRIVDAVVARDSGGAWRWVAAELLLVAALTGATQALSLVRRIVGARLGLDINVAILEKATALELRYFEDSEFYDRLNKARREASSRPLSVIARSFQILQSIVSLLGYAALLLRFSGWAVAALLLAAIPATVAEMRFSSQAFRLRNWRSPESRKLLYLEHVLSNDEHAKEVKLFGLGEHLLARYRDIGELFYREDSALAVRAAKWAYALSLLATLTFYGCYATMALSAARGALSLGDLTLGMVAFRQGQQAFQSLLGAFGGMVEDNLYMSNLFGYLAVTPPSAQARAAEPALADAPAPAALANAANAALAPALKSPPGIRFEDVGFRYPGRDEWALRHIDVFIPQGESLAIVGQNGAGKTTFIKLLTRLYEPTEGRIWLDGRDLRDWDEALLRRRIGVVFQDFAQYQFTARENVGLGSVDDLGDTAQIGRAISKGGAEEVVSALKEGLETPLGRWFRDGVELSGGQWQKIALSRAFMREGADILVLDEPTAALDAVAEHAVFERFRELTRDKTSILISHRFPTVRMADRILVIEHGRVVEQGTHASLVEQNGRYAHLFALQAQGYL from the coding sequence TTGGCCAGCGCCGTGTTGCCGTTGGGCATCGCGTACGTGGGCAAGCGCATCGTCGACGCGGTGGTGGCCCGCGACTCGGGCGGAGCATGGCGCTGGGTCGCCGCGGAGCTTTTGCTGGTGGCGGCGCTCACGGGGGCCACGCAGGCGCTGTCGCTCGTGCGGCGCATCGTCGGGGCGCGCCTGGGGCTTGATATCAATGTGGCCATTCTGGAGAAGGCCACGGCGCTCGAGCTCCGCTATTTCGAAGATTCGGAGTTTTACGATCGACTGAACAAAGCGCGCCGCGAGGCGTCCTCGCGCCCGCTCTCCGTGATCGCGCGGAGCTTTCAAATTTTGCAAAGCATCGTATCGCTCCTCGGATATGCCGCTTTGCTTTTACGCTTCAGCGGCTGGGCCGTCGCCGCGCTCCTTCTGGCGGCCATCCCCGCGACGGTGGCCGAAATGCGCTTTTCGTCGCAGGCCTTTCGACTGCGCAATTGGCGATCGCCCGAGTCGCGAAAGCTGCTTTATCTCGAGCACGTGCTCTCCAACGACGAGCACGCAAAAGAGGTGAAGCTATTCGGTTTGGGCGAGCATCTCCTGGCGCGCTACCGCGATATCGGCGAGCTCTTTTACCGCGAGGACTCCGCCCTGGCCGTCCGCGCGGCCAAGTGGGCCTACGCCCTCTCGCTCCTGGCCACCCTGACCTTCTACGGCTGCTACGCCACCATGGCCCTCTCGGCCGCCCGCGGCGCGCTCTCCCTGGGCGATCTCACCTTGGGGATGGTGGCCTTTCGCCAGGGGCAACAGGCCTTTCAGTCGCTGCTCGGCGCCTTCGGCGGCATGGTGGAGGACAACCTCTACATGTCGAACTTGTTCGGGTACCTCGCGGTCACCCCGCCCAGCGCGCAGGCGCGCGCCGCCGAGCCGGCCCTCGCGGACGCGCCCGCGCCCGCGGCCCTCGCGAACGCGGCGAACGCGGCCCTCGCGCCTGCCCTGAAATCGCCGCCCGGCATCCGCTTCGAGGACGTCGGGTTTCGCTACCCGGGCCGCGACGAATGGGCCCTTCGCCACATCGACGTGTTCATTCCCCAGGGCGAGAGCTTGGCCATCGTGGGCCAAAACGGCGCGGGCAAGACCACGTTCATCAAATTGCTCACCCGCCTTTACGAGCCCACCGAGGGCCGCATTTGGCTCGATGGAAGGGATCTCCGCGACTGGGACGAGGCGTTGCTCCGCCGGCGCATCGGCGTGGTGTTCCAGGATTTCGCGCAATATCAATTCACGGCGCGCGAGAACGTGGGCCTCGGCAGCGTGGACGATCTCGGGGACACGGCGCAGATCGGCCGCGCCATCTCCAAAGGCGGCGCCGAGGAGGTGGTGTCGGCTTTGAAAGAGGGCCTGGAGACGCCGCTCGGCCGATGGTTCCGCGACGGGGTCGAGCTCTCGGGCGGGCAGTGGCAGAAGATCGCGCTGTCCCGCGCCTTCATGCGCGAGGGCGCCGACATCCTCGTACTCGACGAGCCCACCGCCGCGCTCGATGCCGTGGCCGAGCACGCCGTGTTCGAGCGCTTTCGCGAGCTCACCCGCGACAAGACGAGCATCCTCATTTCGCACCGTTTTCCCACGGTTCGCATGGCCGATCGCATCCTGGTGATCGAGCACGGGCGCGTGGTGGAGCAGGGGACCCACGCCTCCTTGGTCGAGCAAAACGGACGCTACGCGCACCTGTTCGCGCTGCAGGCCCAGGGCTACCTCTAG
- the lipB gene encoding lipoyl(octanoyl) transferase LipB: MPTPTQDPPRSRTITAHWLGRIPYGEAHALQQELLAARIAGAIGDTLLLLEHPPVITMGRGAKMHNVLVDPAARAQLGIDFHETGRGGDVTFHGPGQLVAYPILDLKPDRCDVRRYVYDLARVMIGLAAEFDLAAGRLDGKYLGVWVDLNRPDVWADDPFARRATIGKIGAIGVRLSRWVTMHGFAFNASTDMRYFGFIVPCAIDEYGATSLAALGKVAPPVEELARRVLPHFGQVFDAAVTLAPREQLYEKLSAFSPPPAHSRTESPASTG, encoded by the coding sequence ATGCCGACGCCGACGCAAGACCCTCCCCGCTCGCGAACCATCACCGCTCACTGGCTGGGACGGATCCCCTACGGCGAGGCGCACGCGCTGCAGCAAGAGCTCCTCGCGGCCCGCATCGCAGGTGCCATCGGCGACACCTTGCTCTTGCTCGAGCACCCGCCCGTCATCACCATGGGCCGCGGCGCCAAGATGCACAATGTCTTGGTCGACCCCGCCGCCCGCGCGCAGCTCGGCATCGACTTTCACGAGACCGGCCGCGGCGGCGATGTCACCTTTCACGGCCCCGGGCAGCTCGTCGCATACCCCATCCTCGACTTGAAGCCCGATCGCTGCGACGTCCGCCGCTACGTGTACGATCTCGCGCGCGTGATGATCGGCCTCGCCGCCGAGTTCGATCTGGCCGCCGGCCGCCTCGATGGCAAATACTTGGGCGTGTGGGTCGATTTGAACCGCCCCGACGTGTGGGCGGACGATCCCTTCGCGCGGCGCGCCACCATCGGAAAGATCGGCGCCATCGGGGTTCGCCTCTCGCGCTGGGTCACCATGCACGGCTTCGCCTTCAACGCCTCCACCGACATGCGTTACTTCGGCTTCATCGTCCCGTGCGCCATCGACGAGTATGGCGCCACCTCGCTGGCCGCGCTGGGCAAGGTGGCCCCGCCGGTGGAGGAGCTCGCCCGCCGCGTGCTTCCGCACTTCGGCCAGGTGTTCGACGCCGCGGTGACCCTCGCGCCGCGCGAGCAGCTCTACGAAAAGCTCAGCGCCTTCTCGCCACCACCAGCACATTCGCGAACGGAGTCCCCTGCCAGCACGGGGTGA
- a CDS encoding DUF2062 domain-containing protein — MIDAPAGSWRTSFHTAWRRLRGGELTPARAAASVAIGLAIGVTPLWGTHLVLVFAICMPLRLDVPIAYVAANISLPFIAPFLTIAEIEIGARVLTGEFLPLLSREAMLAHGVTPFLKEIAVGTLLFSPMMAALGGGITYVMVRASRGWTKDDDRADAFEAVALRVAERYARGRKFTRGYVQSKMRRDPVVRAVLALGQGEGRDGDGGGDAGLGDVADVGCGRGQLGIALLESRGARSVAGVDWDSKKVQEAARAGEGLPVTFTVGDIREEPRTPCDTALLIDVLHYFTEHEQDAMLDRIARLSRSCIVVRDLDPERGWRSRVTRLQETITTGLGINRGARLHIRPISAITRALEAHGFRTEVTPCWQGTPFANVLVVARRR; from the coding sequence ATGATCGACGCGCCCGCGGGGTCGTGGAGGACGTCGTTTCACACAGCGTGGAGGCGGCTTCGAGGCGGGGAGCTCACGCCGGCGCGCGCCGCGGCCAGCGTGGCGATCGGGCTCGCCATCGGCGTGACGCCGCTCTGGGGAACGCACCTCGTTCTGGTCTTCGCCATCTGCATGCCGCTGCGGCTCGATGTGCCCATCGCGTACGTGGCGGCCAATATTTCGCTGCCCTTCATCGCGCCCTTCTTGACGATCGCGGAGATTGAAATCGGCGCGCGCGTCCTCACCGGCGAGTTTCTGCCGCTCTTGTCGCGCGAGGCGATGCTCGCGCACGGCGTCACGCCGTTCTTGAAGGAGATCGCCGTGGGCACGCTCCTCTTTTCACCGATGATGGCCGCGCTGGGCGGGGGGATCACGTACGTCATGGTGCGCGCTTCGCGGGGCTGGACCAAGGACGACGATCGCGCCGATGCGTTCGAAGCCGTGGCCCTGCGCGTGGCCGAGCGCTACGCGCGCGGGCGCAAGTTTACGCGCGGCTATGTGCAGTCCAAGATGCGCCGCGATCCCGTCGTTCGGGCGGTGCTCGCGCTGGGCCAGGGCGAAGGGCGCGACGGCGACGGCGGCGGCGACGCGGGCCTCGGCGATGTAGCGGACGTGGGCTGCGGGCGCGGGCAGCTGGGCATTGCGCTCCTCGAGTCCAGGGGTGCACGGAGCGTTGCGGGCGTCGATTGGGACTCGAAAAAAGTCCAAGAGGCCGCCCGCGCGGGCGAGGGGCTGCCGGTGACCTTCACGGTGGGCGACATCCGCGAGGAGCCGCGCACCCCGTGCGACACGGCGCTCTTGATCGACGTCCTGCACTACTTTACGGAGCACGAGCAGGACGCCATGTTGGACCGGATCGCGCGCCTTTCGCGATCGTGCATCGTGGTGCGCGATCTCGATCCGGAGCGCGGCTGGCGCAGCCGCGTCACGCGGCTGCAGGAGACGATCACCACGGGCCTCGGCATCAACCGCGGGGCGCGCCTTCACATCCGCCCGATCTCCGCCATCACGCGCGCGCTCGAGGCGCACGGCTTTCGCACCGAGGTCACCCCGTGCTGGCAGGGGACTCCGTTCGCGAATGTGCTGGTGGTGGCGAGAAGGCGCTGA
- a CDS encoding peptidoglycan DD-metalloendopeptidase family protein, translating into MEEAQKPKEDEAPVAPEAPVAPEASDVENANGSNGAGDTHGSSSATHDDGNGRGEPGDASEELEASDPEHAPHDDAPPSQHDASSREAHDGRDDEPPQETYDDRANGVPREGPLSLLRSQRAPREPEGASAGASRPPWWRRIPIDKPTLAAMVALVAAASYFLFVAPFRAHAPDASLSTVAPRGSASALPPLPESTVSSPTSQRPLAPREPQWRIARLAQDKSIEVVEAAVGKRPLVVALGASGVGRNDAQRIFNAFRAVRNFNRAQPAHTYVVARKKGRGGHIVAFEYIESPSQVWQARENELGVLEGKKLELAVEDHRVTAGFPVEGDLRDSVKKAGFDPVLLESLDDALDGHAELAEVRPGARLRVIATEERIDGVFTRYTDINAVEYYPSNAPNSPIRVYHYMGDRRARGYYDASGKRPYRGGWRAPLPGARISSRFNPRRKHPVLHVIIPHNGVDFAAPSGTPVYASADGIIKHAGDGGPCGNMVQVEHKNGLITAYCHLSRFAAGLHVGESVEARQLVGYVGQTGRATGPHLHFAVKRKGSFIDPLSLKLDGVRVLPSFARAEFDEDRKRLDAELDGIALPNSGSSGSEPAAGPDAGAPKPEETEEILDDLEQAH; encoded by the coding sequence GTGGAGGAAGCTCAAAAGCCCAAGGAGGACGAAGCACCCGTTGCTCCTGAAGCGCCCGTTGCTCCTGAAGCGTCCGACGTGGAGAACGCGAACGGTTCGAACGGCGCGGGCGACACCCACGGCTCATCATCGGCGACCCATGACGATGGCAACGGTCGCGGCGAGCCGGGCGATGCGAGCGAAGAGCTCGAGGCCTCCGACCCCGAGCACGCGCCGCACGACGATGCTCCGCCGTCGCAGCACGACGCGTCTTCGCGCGAGGCGCACGACGGCCGTGATGACGAGCCTCCGCAGGAGACGTACGACGATCGGGCGAACGGCGTGCCGCGCGAGGGACCACTCTCGCTCTTGCGCAGCCAGCGCGCGCCACGAGAGCCCGAAGGGGCCAGCGCCGGCGCATCGCGCCCGCCTTGGTGGCGAAGGATCCCCATCGACAAGCCGACCCTCGCGGCCATGGTCGCGCTGGTGGCCGCGGCGTCGTACTTCCTCTTCGTCGCGCCGTTTCGCGCGCACGCGCCCGACGCCAGCTTGAGCACCGTCGCCCCGCGCGGATCGGCGAGCGCGCTTCCTCCGCTGCCCGAGTCCACGGTGAGCTCGCCCACGTCGCAGCGCCCGCTCGCGCCGCGCGAGCCGCAGTGGCGGATCGCCCGGCTCGCGCAGGACAAATCGATCGAGGTGGTGGAGGCGGCCGTCGGCAAGCGCCCCCTGGTGGTGGCCCTCGGCGCATCGGGCGTCGGCCGCAACGATGCGCAGCGCATCTTCAACGCGTTCCGCGCGGTTCGGAATTTCAATCGCGCGCAGCCCGCGCACACCTACGTGGTGGCGCGCAAAAAGGGCAGGGGCGGGCACATCGTGGCGTTCGAGTACATCGAGTCGCCCTCGCAGGTGTGGCAAGCGCGCGAGAACGAGCTCGGGGTGCTCGAGGGCAAGAAGCTCGAGCTCGCGGTCGAAGATCATCGGGTCACCGCCGGGTTCCCGGTCGAGGGCGATCTGCGCGATTCGGTGAAGAAAGCCGGCTTCGATCCGGTGCTGCTCGAGTCGCTCGACGACGCGCTCGACGGCCACGCGGAGCTCGCGGAGGTCCGCCCGGGCGCGCGCCTGCGGGTCATCGCCACCGAGGAGCGCATCGACGGCGTGTTCACGCGCTACACGGACATCAACGCGGTCGAATATTATCCCTCGAACGCGCCCAACTCGCCCATCCGCGTCTACCACTACATGGGCGACCGCCGCGCGCGCGGCTACTACGACGCCTCCGGCAAGCGCCCTTACCGCGGCGGCTGGCGTGCGCCGCTACCGGGGGCGCGCATCTCCTCGCGCTTCAACCCGAGGCGCAAGCACCCGGTGCTGCACGTCATCATCCCGCACAACGGGGTCGACTTTGCCGCGCCCTCGGGAACCCCCGTCTACGCCAGCGCCGACGGCATCATCAAGCACGCGGGCGACGGTGGTCCTTGCGGCAACATGGTGCAAGTCGAGCACAAAAATGGGCTCATCACCGCATACTGTCACCTCTCGCGCTTCGCGGCCGGCTTGCACGTCGGCGAGAGCGTGGAGGCGCGCCAGCTCGTGGGCTATGTGGGTCAAACCGGCCGCGCCACCGGGCCACACCTTCACTTTGCCGTCAAGCGCAAGGGGAGCTTCATCGATCCCCTCTCGCTCAAGCTCGATGGCGTCCGCGTGCTCCCGTCCTTTGCGCGCGCCGAATTCGACGAAGATCGCAAGCGCCTCGACGCCGAGCTCGACGGCATCGCGCTCCCCAACAGCGGCAGCAGCGGCAGCGAGCCGGCCGCCGGACCCGATGCGGGCGCGCCCAAGCCCGAGGAGACCGAAGAGATCCTCGACGATCTGGAACAGGCTCACTAG
- a CDS encoding CPBP family intramembrane metalloprotease, whose translation MRVLFDGAGDATEKYLLGLVYLVLGLLGAGASLALGQSPVTMPPWLPIGPETGIWASLAMGACLAGATIVATRFLVGRFSWARELHGELRPVVRGTRSHALVAIALAGGIAEEMLFRGALLQGLGGLWGLVLSSVAFGALHQVRGGARWVWALWATLMGFLLGSVFGLTGNLAGPIAAHVAINAVNLRFLRDHEV comes from the coding sequence ATGCGGGTTCTTTTTGACGGCGCCGGCGACGCGACGGAAAAATACCTCCTCGGGCTCGTTTATCTCGTCCTCGGCCTTTTGGGCGCCGGGGCATCGCTCGCGCTGGGTCAGAGCCCGGTGACCATGCCCCCTTGGCTGCCCATCGGCCCCGAGACCGGTATCTGGGCGAGCCTCGCCATGGGCGCCTGCCTCGCGGGCGCGACCATCGTGGCCACCCGCTTCCTGGTGGGGCGTTTTTCCTGGGCGCGCGAGCTTCACGGCGAGCTCCGCCCCGTGGTTCGAGGGACGCGCAGCCATGCGCTCGTGGCCATCGCCCTCGCCGGGGGCATTGCGGAAGAGATGCTCTTTCGCGGCGCCCTGCTCCAAGGCCTTGGCGGGCTTTGGGGGCTCGTGCTCTCGTCGGTGGCGTTCGGTGCTCTGCATCAGGTGCGCGGTGGCGCACGATGGGTGTGGGCGCTGTGGGCGACCCTCATGGGCTTTCTCCTCGGCTCCGTCTTCGGGCTGACCGGAAACCTGGCCGGCCCCATCGCGGCTCACGTCGCCATCAACGCCGTGAACCTGCGGTTCCTGCGCGATCACGAGGTGTGA
- the guaB gene encoding IMP dehydrogenase has translation MLDDTLREALTFDDVLLLPAYSEILPKDADVRTRLTKKIELNIPLLSAAMDSVTEARTAIAMARQGGIGILHKNLGVEQQAAEVERVKRAESGMVSKPVTVRPSQSLREVLAIMREHDISGVPVTEGDHPVGILTARDIRFERNLDQPVSALMTKELVTVPPGTSLDHAKQLLHQHRIEKLLVVDGGRLAGLITIKDILQADKNPLAIKDARGRLRVGAAIGPGTDRKERAAALVAAGVDVLVIDTAHGHSKGVIDAVSITKSEHPNVQVIAGNVATAEATEALIGAGVDAVKVGIGPGSICTTRVVAGIGVPQVTAVSDCARVADRYDVPIISDGGVKFSGDVTKAIAAGASSVMIGSLFAGTDESPGDLVLLQGRSYKVYRGMGSLGAMRKGSRDRYGQAGTSDEKLVPEGIEGRVPHRGSLASILYQLVGGLRSGMGYTGCRTISELRKNTRFVRITSQGLRESHVHDVIVTEEAPNYRS, from the coding sequence ATGCTGGACGATACCCTGCGCGAAGCGCTGACGTTCGACGACGTTCTCTTGCTCCCCGCCTACAGCGAGATTCTGCCGAAGGACGCCGATGTGCGCACGCGTCTGACGAAGAAGATCGAGCTGAATATCCCGCTGCTCAGCGCGGCGATGGACTCGGTCACCGAAGCGCGCACGGCCATCGCCATGGCGCGTCAAGGTGGCATCGGTATCCTTCACAAGAACCTGGGGGTGGAGCAGCAGGCCGCCGAGGTCGAACGGGTCAAGCGCGCCGAGAGCGGCATGGTGAGCAAGCCGGTCACCGTTCGCCCTTCGCAGTCGCTCCGCGAGGTCCTCGCCATCATGCGCGAGCACGACATCTCCGGCGTGCCGGTGACCGAGGGTGACCACCCGGTGGGCATCCTCACCGCGCGCGACATCCGCTTCGAGCGCAACCTCGATCAACCGGTGTCCGCGCTCATGACGAAGGAGCTGGTCACGGTGCCGCCGGGCACCTCCCTCGACCACGCCAAACAGCTCCTGCACCAGCACCGCATCGAGAAGCTCCTGGTGGTCGACGGCGGCCGCTTGGCCGGGCTCATCACCATCAAGGACATTCTGCAGGCCGACAAAAACCCGCTCGCCATCAAGGACGCGCGCGGCCGCCTGCGCGTCGGCGCCGCCATCGGACCGGGCACCGACCGCAAAGAGCGCGCGGCCGCGTTGGTCGCGGCCGGGGTCGACGTGCTGGTCATCGACACCGCGCACGGCCACTCCAAGGGCGTGATCGACGCCGTGTCCATCACCAAGTCCGAGCACCCCAACGTTCAGGTCATCGCCGGCAACGTCGCCACCGCCGAGGCCACCGAGGCGCTCATCGGCGCGGGGGTCGACGCGGTGAAGGTCGGCATCGGGCCGGGCAGCATCTGCACCACCCGCGTCGTCGCCGGCATCGGCGTGCCGCAGGTGACCGCGGTGTCCGACTGCGCGCGGGTGGCCGATCGCTACGACGTCCCCATCATCTCCGACGGCGGCGTGAAGTTCTCGGGCGACGTCACCAAGGCCATCGCCGCCGGCGCCAGCTCCGTCATGATCGGATCGCTCTTCGCGGGCACCGACGAGTCGCCCGGCGATCTCGTGCTCCTGCAAGGCCGCAGCTACAAGGTGTACCGCGGGATGGGCTCCCTCGGCGCCATGCGCAAAGGCTCGCGCGACCGCTACGGCCAGGCCGGCACCTCCGACGAAAAGCTGGTGCCCGAGGGCATCGAAGGCCGGGTGCCGCACCGCGGATCCCTGGCGTCGATCCTGTACCAGCTGGTGGGCGGTCTCCGCAGCGGCATGGGCTACACCGGCTGCCGCACCATCAGCGAGCTGCGCAAGAACACCCGCTTCGTGCGCATCACGTCGCAAGGGCTCCGCGAGAGCCACGTCCACGACGTGATCGTCACCGAGGAGGCGCCGAATTACCGGAGCTAG
- a CDS encoding response regulator, with protein MGQPLHDERPRVLIVDDEKFIRDILADFLGMEGYVVRTAEDGAAALTELTAAPYDMVISDLKMPRMGGIELLDAIATTAPNALTVIMTGFGTVETAIDAMKRGAYDYILKPFKVEEVIHVVQRGLEKQRLSAENLRLREALSLYKVSEAIAASLSLDEVLSTVSETALHEIRGDLVSTWLEDGEGGYFERQRLTQAGALAAASLEADLGQLSPKAFIDHFANDSTLLEQGTRGSVFFASASELPLKSLLAVPLRMKTRLLGWIAVASFTRTRKFDEGQRKLLSIVASRAAAAIENARLYEDLRATFQQTIEGLARAIDKMDRYTSGHSERVALYAVYLATRLGLAPDVIEIVRQSALMHDIGKIGCVMNLNKPGKLTQDEYEIFKRHPGYGRDILDPIKFLHPLIPGVHLHHERWDGRGYPLRLKGNDVPLIARIIAVADTYDAMTSDRAYRRALPHEVAVNEIELCSGTQFDPEVAAVFCQHLDDYREERRGAGEKVPE; from the coding sequence ATGGGTCAGCCTTTGCACGATGAGCGTCCGCGTGTGCTCATTGTCGACGACGAAAAATTCATTCGCGACATCCTGGCAGATTTCCTCGGCATGGAAGGGTACGTGGTGCGCACGGCCGAGGATGGGGCGGCCGCGCTCACGGAGCTCACGGCCGCGCCCTACGATATGGTCATCAGCGATTTGAAGATGCCCCGCATGGGCGGCATCGAGTTGCTCGATGCGATCGCGACCACCGCGCCCAATGCGCTCACCGTCATCATGACCGGCTTCGGCACGGTGGAGACGGCCATCGATGCCATGAAGCGCGGCGCCTACGACTACATCTTGAAGCCCTTCAAGGTGGAGGAGGTGATCCACGTCGTTCAGCGCGGTCTGGAGAAGCAGCGCCTGTCGGCCGAGAACCTGCGCCTGCGCGAGGCCCTCAGCCTCTACAAAGTGAGCGAGGCCATCGCCGCGAGCCTGTCGCTCGACGAGGTGCTCTCCACGGTGAGCGAAACCGCCCTGCACGAGATCCGGGGCGATCTGGTCTCGACCTGGCTCGAAGATGGGGAGGGCGGCTACTTCGAGCGCCAGCGCCTCACGCAAGCCGGTGCGCTGGCGGCAGCGTCCCTCGAGGCCGACCTCGGACAGCTCTCCCCCAAGGCGTTCATCGATCACTTCGCCAATGATTCTACCCTGCTCGAGCAGGGGACCCGTGGAAGCGTTTTCTTTGCGAGCGCGTCCGAGCTCCCGCTGAAGTCGCTGCTCGCGGTGCCCCTTCGCATGAAGACCCGGCTGCTCGGTTGGATCGCGGTGGCCAGCTTTACGCGCACCCGCAAGTTCGACGAGGGCCAGCGAAAGCTCCTCTCCATCGTGGCCTCCCGCGCGGCGGCGGCCATCGAGAACGCCCGCCTCTACGAGGATCTTCGGGCCACCTTTCAGCAGACCATCGAGGGGCTCGCCCGCGCCATCGACAAGATGGATCGCTACACGTCCGGCCACTCGGAACGGGTGGCCCTCTACGCCGTGTACCTCGCGACCCGACTGGGGCTCGCGCCCGACGTGATCGAGATCGTGCGCCAGAGCGCGCTCATGCACGATATCGGGAAAATCGGCTGCGTCATGAATTTGAACAAGCCGGGCAAGCTCACGCAAGACGAGTACGAGATCTTCAAACGGCACCCCGGCTACGGGCGTGACATTCTCGATCCGATCAAGTTCCTGCACCCGCTCATCCCCGGGGTGCACCTTCACCACGAACGCTGGGACGGTCGAGGCTATCCGCTACGCCTCAAGGGAAACGACGTGCCGCTCATCGCCCGCATCATCGCGGTGGCCGACACCTACGACGCCATGACCAGCGATCGCGCCTACCGCCGCGCGCTTCCGCACGAGGTCGCCGTCAACGAGATCGAGCTCTGCTCCGGCACGCAGTTCGACCCGGAGGTCGCGGCCGTTTTCTGCCAGCACCTCGACGATTACCGCGAGGAGCGCCGCGGCGCGGGCGAAAAAGTCCCCGAGTAG